One Hyphomicrobiales bacterium genomic window carries:
- the rpoB gene encoding DNA-directed RNA polymerase subunit beta, which translates to MAETFIGQKRIRKKFGNLHEAATMPNLIEVQKRSYDEFLMAEEPVGGRENNGLEAVFRSVFPISDFSGRAMLEFVRYEFEPPKYDIEECQQRGLTFAAPLKVAIRLIVFEINEETGASSVKDIKEQEVYMGDMPFMTPNGTFIVNGTERVIVSQMHRSPGVFFDHDRGRTHSSGKLLFAARIIPYRGSWLDFEFDAKDLVFVRIDRRRKLPATTLLHALGLDDEEILSSFYDTIDIDRGKAGWKLPFVAERWRGATPGADLVDAKTGEVVFESGKKITARTAKKAVDAGLTSLLVRDEDLIGRFLAEDHVNMETGEIYGEAGDEIDEAILAKLSEAAIKTVRVLDIDHVTKGAFIRNTLAADKCRDMDSALIDIYRVMRPGEPPTPEAAQALFKGLFFDPERYDLSAVGRVKMNMRLDLDADDSVRVLRKEDILAVIRTLVDLRDGKGEIDDIDHLGNRRVRSVGELLENQYRIGLLRMERAIKERMGSVDIDTVMPQDLINAKPAAAAVREFFGSSQLSQFMDQTNPLSEITHKRRLSALGPGGLTRERAGFEVRDVHPTHYGRICPIETPEGPNIGLINSLATYAQVNKYGFIESPYRVVKDGLVTKEVRYLSAMEEMRSAVAQASAEVDGKGRLLGELVTVRLNGDVIPVPPERVDFIDVSPKQLVSVAAALIPFLENDDANRALMGSNMQRQAVPLLRAEAPLVGTGMESVVARDSGAAIAARRTGVIDQVDATRIVVRATEETDPSKPGVDIHNLRKFQRSNQDTCINQRPLVKVGDAVLAGDIIADGPSTDLGDLALGKNVLVAFMPWMGYNFEDSILISERIVRDDVFTSIHIEEFEVMARDTKLGPEEITRDIPNVSEEALKNLDEAGIVYIGAEVKPGDILVGKITPKGESPMTPEEKLLRAIFGEKASDVRDTSLKLPPGVAGTVVEVRVFNRHGIDKDERAMSIEREEIERLAKDRDDEMQILDRNVYGRLAETLVGQEVAKGPKGARKGSIVDQTILDDIPRSQWWEIALADEAAMAAVEAIRRQYESAKKGLERRFVDKVDKLQRGDEMPPGVMKMVKVFVAVKRKLQPGDKMAGRHGNKGVISHIVPVEDMPFLADGTAVDIVLNPLGVPSRMNVGQILETHLGWACAGLGRQIQQVLNEVADNAARMKDLKALLAGIYEGDDSIGQMSDEAIIELAGNLERGVPVATPVFDGAREPDIVTMLERAGFDASGQMKLFDGRTGEPFDRNVTVGYKYLLKLHHLVDDKIHARSIGPYSLVTQQPLGGKAQFGGQRFGEMEVWALEAYGAAYTLQEMLTVKSDDVAGRTKVYEAIVRGEDAFEAGIPESFNVLVKEMRALGLNVELIDSAEQARKDAIPVNAPQLPNAAE; encoded by the coding sequence ATGGCTGAGACGTTCATCGGTCAGAAGCGCATCCGCAAGAAATTCGGCAACCTCCACGAGGCCGCGACGATGCCGAATCTGATCGAGGTCCAGAAGCGCTCCTATGACGAGTTCCTGATGGCGGAAGAGCCGGTGGGCGGGCGCGAGAACAACGGGCTCGAGGCGGTCTTTCGCTCGGTGTTCCCGATCTCGGACTTTTCCGGCCGGGCCATGCTCGAGTTCGTGCGCTACGAATTCGAGCCGCCCAAGTACGACATCGAGGAGTGCCAGCAGCGTGGGCTCACGTTCGCTGCCCCGCTCAAGGTGGCGATCCGGCTCATCGTGTTCGAGATCAACGAGGAGACGGGCGCAAGCTCGGTCAAGGATATCAAGGAGCAGGAAGTCTACATGGGCGACATGCCCTTCATGACTCCCAACGGCACCTTCATCGTCAACGGCACCGAACGCGTCATCGTTTCGCAGATGCACCGCTCGCCGGGCGTCTTCTTCGACCACGATCGTGGCCGCACGCACTCGTCCGGCAAACTGCTGTTCGCCGCCCGCATCATCCCCTACCGCGGCTCGTGGCTCGATTTCGAGTTCGACGCCAAGGACCTCGTTTTCGTGCGCATCGACCGGCGGCGCAAGCTTCCGGCGACGACGCTGTTGCATGCCCTCGGGCTCGACGACGAGGAGATCCTCTCGTCGTTCTACGACACCATCGACATCGATCGCGGCAAGGCGGGCTGGAAGCTTCCTTTCGTGGCCGAGCGCTGGCGCGGCGCCACGCCCGGTGCCGACCTCGTCGATGCCAAGACGGGCGAGGTGGTCTTCGAATCCGGAAAGAAAATCACGGCTCGCACGGCCAAGAAGGCTGTCGACGCCGGGTTGACGAGCCTCCTGGTGCGCGACGAGGACCTGATCGGGCGCTTCCTTGCCGAAGACCATGTCAACATGGAGACCGGTGAGATCTACGGCGAGGCCGGCGACGAGATCGACGAGGCCATTCTCGCGAAACTGAGCGAGGCCGCGATCAAGACCGTTCGCGTGCTCGACATCGACCACGTCACCAAGGGCGCGTTCATCCGCAACACGCTTGCCGCGGACAAGTGCCGCGACATGGACAGCGCGCTCATCGACATCTACCGCGTCATGCGTCCGGGTGAGCCGCCGACGCCGGAGGCCGCGCAGGCGCTCTTCAAGGGGCTGTTCTTCGATCCAGAGCGTTACGACCTTTCGGCCGTCGGCCGGGTGAAGATGAACATGCGGCTCGACCTCGATGCCGACGACAGCGTGCGCGTCCTGCGCAAGGAGGATATCCTTGCGGTGATCCGCACGCTCGTCGACCTGCGCGACGGAAAGGGGGAGATCGACGACATCGACCACCTCGGAAACCGGCGCGTGCGGTCGGTCGGCGAACTGCTCGAGAACCAGTACCGCATCGGTCTGCTGCGCATGGAGCGGGCGATCAAGGAGCGGATGGGCTCGGTCGACATCGACACCGTGATGCCGCAGGACCTCATCAACGCCAAGCCGGCGGCGGCGGCGGTGCGGGAGTTCTTCGGTTCCTCGCAGCTCAGCCAGTTCATGGATCAGACCAATCCGCTCTCCGAGATCACCCACAAGCGACGGCTCTCGGCGCTCGGGCCCGGCGGTCTGACACGCGAGCGCGCGGGCTTCGAGGTGCGCGACGTGCACCCGACCCACTATGGCCGCATCTGCCCGATCGAGACGCCCGAGGGACCGAATATCGGACTCATCAACTCGCTCGCGACCTATGCCCAGGTCAACAAGTACGGCTTCATCGAGAGCCCGTACAGGGTCGTCAAGGACGGCCTCGTGACCAAGGAGGTGCGCTATCTCTCCGCGATGGAGGAAATGCGTAGCGCCGTCGCGCAGGCGAGCGCCGAGGTCGATGGCAAGGGACGCCTGCTCGGCGAACTCGTCACCGTGCGGCTCAACGGCGACGTCATACCGGTGCCGCCGGAGCGGGTCGACTTCATCGACGTCTCGCCCAAGCAGCTGGTTTCGGTGGCCGCCGCGCTCATTCCGTTCCTCGAGAACGACGACGCCAACCGGGCGCTGATGGGCTCGAACATGCAGCGGCAGGCGGTGCCGCTTCTGCGAGCCGAGGCGCCACTGGTCGGCACGGGGATGGAATCCGTGGTCGCCCGCGATTCGGGTGCCGCGATCGCGGCGCGCCGCACCGGCGTCATCGACCAGGTGGACGCGACCCGTATCGTCGTGCGCGCGACCGAGGAGACGGATCCCTCCAAGCCCGGCGTCGACATCCACAACTTGCGCAAGTTCCAGCGTTCGAACCAGGACACCTGCATCAACCAGCGGCCGTTGGTGAAGGTGGGCGACGCGGTGCTCGCCGGCGACATCATCGCCGACGGCCCGTCCACCGACCTCGGTGATCTCGCGCTCGGCAAGAACGTGCTCGTCGCGTTCATGCCGTGGATGGGATACAATTTCGAGGACAGCATCCTCATCTCCGAGCGCATCGTGCGCGACGACGTCTTCACCTCGATCCACATCGAGGAATTCGAGGTGATGGCCCGTGACACCAAGCTCGGGCCGGAGGAAATCACGCGCGACATCCCGAACGTCTCGGAAGAGGCGCTGAAGAACCTCGACGAGGCGGGCATCGTCTACATCGGCGCGGAAGTGAAGCCGGGCGACATCCTGGTCGGCAAGATCACGCCGAAGGGCGAGAGCCCGATGACGCCGGAGGAAAAACTGCTGCGCGCGATCTTCGGCGAGAAGGCGTCCGACGTTCGTGACACCTCCCTCAAGCTACCCCCCGGGGTGGCTGGAACGGTGGTGGAGGTTCGCGTTTTCAACCGCCATGGCATCGACAAGGACGAACGCGCCATGTCGATCGAGCGCGAGGAGATCGAGCGTCTCGCCAAGGACCGTGACGACGAGATGCAGATCCTCGATCGCAACGTCTACGGCCGTCTCGCCGAGACGCTGGTCGGTCAGGAAGTGGCCAAGGGCCCGAAGGGTGCGCGCAAGGGGAGCATCGTCGATCAGACGATCCTCGACGACATTCCGCGCAGCCAGTGGTGGGAGATCGCACTCGCCGACGAGGCGGCAATGGCCGCGGTCGAGGCGATCCGTCGCCAGTACGAAAGCGCCAAGAAGGGGCTCGAGCGGCGCTTCGTCGACAAGGTCGACAAGCTGCAGCGCGGCGACGAGATGCCGCCCGGCGTCATGAAAATGGTCAAGGTCTTCGTCGCCGTGAAGCGCAAGCTGCAGCCGGGCGACAAGATGGCCGGCCGCCATGGCAACAAGGGCGTCATCAGCCATATCGTGCCGGTCGAGGACATGCCGTTCCTGGCGGACGGCACGGCGGTCGACATCGTGCTCAATCCGCTCGGCGTGCCGAGCCGTATGAACGTCGGGCAGATCCTCGAGACGCATCTCGGGTGGGCCTGCGCCGGGCTCGGACGGCAGATCCAGCAGGTGCTCAACGAGGTGGCGGACAATGCCGCGCGTATGAAGGACCTCAAGGCGCTGCTGGCGGGCATCTACGAGGGCGACGACTCGATCGGTCAGATGAGCGACGAGGCGATCATCGAGCTGGCCGGCAATCTCGAGCGCGGGGTGCCAGTGGCAACGCCGGTGTTCGATGGCGCGCGCGAGCCTGACATCGTCACGATGCTCGAGCGGGCGGGCTTCGATGCCTCCGGGCAGATGAAGCTCTTCGACGGGCGCACGGGTGAGCCGTTCGATCGCAATGTCACGGTCGGCTACAAGTACCTGCTCAAGCTGCACCATCTCGTCGACGACAAGATCCACGCCCGGTCGATCGGACCTTACTCGCTGGTCACCCAGCAGCCGCTCGGCGGCAAGGCTCAGTTCGGCGGCCAGCGCTTCGGCGAGATGGAGGTGTGGGCGCTCGAGGCCTATGGCGCGGCCTATACGCTGCAGGAGATGCTGACGGTCAAATCGGACGACGTTGCCGGCCGCACCAAGGTCTACGAGGCCATCGTGCGTGGCGAGGATGCGTTCGAAGCCGGCATTCCCGAGAGCTTCAACGTGCTCGTCAAGGAAATGCGGGCGCTCGGGCTCAACGTCGAGTTGATCGACAGCGCGGAACAGGCACGCAAGGACGCCATTCCCGTGAACGCGCCCCAACTGCCGAACGCAGCCGAATAG
- a CDS encoding 50S ribosomal protein L10 translates to MERAEKQELVSSLHDTFRNSGVIVVAHYTGLTVAEMSTLRNQMREAGGKVKVAKNRLAKLALAGTDAEGIGDLLKGQTCLAYSADPVAAPKIAVEFAKKNEKLVILGAAMGKTVLNADGVKALASMPSLDELRGKLVGLLQAPAGKLARIVQAPGGQLARVLQAKADKDAA, encoded by the coding sequence GTGGAAAGAGCAGAAAAGCAGGAGCTCGTCTCCTCGCTCCACGACACGTTCCGCAATAGCGGCGTGATCGTGGTGGCCCACTACACCGGTCTCACCGTCGCCGAGATGAGCACGCTTCGCAATCAGATGCGCGAGGCGGGCGGCAAGGTCAAGGTGGCCAAGAACCGGCTGGCCAAGCTCGCGCTTGCCGGTACCGACGCCGAAGGCATCGGCGATCTGCTGAAGGGCCAGACCTGTCTGGCCTACTCGGCGGATCCGGTGGCGGCACCGAAGATCGCGGTCGAGTTCGCAAAGAAGAACGAGAAGCTCGTGATCCTCGGCGCGGCCATGGGCAAGACCGTGCTCAACGCCGATGGCGTCAAGGCACTGGCCTCCATGCCTTCGCTCGACGAGCTGCGCGGCAAGCTGGTCGGCCTCCTTCAGGCCCCGGCCGGCAAACTCGCACGCATCGTCCAGGCGCCGGGCGGGCAGCTTGCCCGGGTGCTGCAGGCCAAGGCCGACAAGGACGCCGCCTGA
- a CDS encoding 50S ribosomal protein L7/L12 yields the protein MSKLEKIVDELSALTVLEAAELAKMLEDKWGVSAAAPVAIAAVAGAAGGAAEPVEEKTEFDVILVNAGEKKINVIKEVRAVTNLGLKEAKELVEAGGKAVKEGISKAEAEDLKKKLEEAGATVELR from the coding sequence ATGTCGAAGCTTGAAAAGATCGTCGACGAACTCTCCGCGCTCACCGTGCTGGAGGCCGCCGAGCTGGCCAAGATGCTCGAGGACAAATGGGGCGTTTCGGCCGCCGCGCCGGTCGCCATCGCCGCTGTCGCGGGTGCCGCGGGCGGGGCCGCCGAGCCGGTCGAGGAGAAGACCGAGTTCGACGTGATCCTGGTCAACGCCGGCGAAAAGAAGATCAACGTGATCAAGGAAGTCCGCGCGGTCACCAACCTCGGCTTGAAAGAGGCCAAGGAACTGGTCGAGGCCGGCGGCAAGGCGGTCAAGGAAGGGATCTCCAAGGCCGAGGCCGAGGATCTCAAGAAGAAGCTCGAGGAGGCTGGCGCCACCGTCGAGCTGCGCTGA